One part of the Streptomyces nigra genome encodes these proteins:
- the lysA gene encoding diaminopimelate decarboxylase yields MSRSAHPAGPRHADVLTEGHYSAPPADLNALDPKVWARTVTRGDDGVVTVGGVDVKTLAEQHGTPAYVLDESDFRARARAWRDAFGTDADVFYAGKAFLSRAVVRWLHEEGLNLDVCSGGELTTALSAGMPAERIAFHGNNKSVAEIRRAVEAGVGRIVLDSFQEIVRVAHIAHELGTRQRVQIRITVGVEAHTHEFIATAHEDQKFGIPLAGGQAAEAVRRALQLDGLDVIGIHSHIGSQIFDMSGFEVAAHRVVGLLKDIRDEHGVELPEIDLGGGLGIAYTSDDDPREPHEIAKALTEIVTRECEAAKLRTPRISVEPGRAIVGPTAFTLYEVGTIKPLDGLRTYVSVDGGMSDNIRTALYDAEYSVALVSRSSDAEPMLARVVGKHCESGDIVVKDAFLPADLAPGDLIAVPATGAYCRSMASNYNHVLRPPVLAVRDGASREIVRRETEEDLLRLDVG; encoded by the coding sequence ATGAGCCGTTCCGCACATCCCGCCGGGCCCCGTCACGCCGACGTCCTGACCGAGGGGCACTACTCGGCCCCGCCCGCGGACCTCAACGCCCTCGACCCCAAGGTGTGGGCCCGGACCGTCACCCGGGGCGATGACGGGGTCGTCACCGTCGGCGGGGTCGACGTCAAGACCCTGGCCGAACAGCACGGCACCCCCGCCTACGTCCTCGACGAGAGCGACTTCCGGGCCCGGGCCCGCGCCTGGCGCGACGCCTTCGGGACCGACGCCGACGTCTTCTACGCGGGCAAGGCGTTCCTGTCCCGTGCCGTCGTGCGGTGGCTGCACGAGGAGGGGCTCAACCTCGACGTCTGCTCCGGCGGCGAGCTCACCACCGCGCTGTCCGCCGGGATGCCCGCCGAGCGCATCGCCTTCCACGGCAACAACAAGTCCGTCGCCGAGATCCGCCGGGCCGTCGAGGCGGGAGTCGGGCGGATCGTGCTCGACTCGTTCCAGGAGATCGTCCGGGTCGCTCATATCGCCCATGAGCTCGGCACGCGGCAGCGCGTGCAGATCCGCATCACCGTCGGCGTCGAGGCGCACACCCACGAGTTCATCGCCACCGCCCACGAGGACCAGAAGTTCGGCATCCCGCTCGCCGGCGGGCAGGCCGCCGAGGCCGTGCGGCGGGCGCTGCAGCTCGACGGGCTCGACGTCATCGGCATCCACTCCCACATCGGGTCGCAGATCTTCGACATGTCCGGGTTCGAGGTCGCCGCGCACCGCGTGGTCGGGCTGCTGAAGGACATCCGCGACGAGCACGGCGTCGAGCTTCCCGAGATCGACCTCGGCGGCGGGCTCGGGATCGCGTACACGAGTGACGACGATCCCCGTGAGCCGCACGAGATCGCCAAGGCGCTCACCGAGATCGTCACCCGGGAGTGTGAGGCCGCGAAGCTCCGCACGCCGCGGATCAGCGTGGAGCCGGGGCGCGCCATCGTCGGGCCGACCGCGTTCACGCTCTACGAGGTCGGGACCATCAAGCCGCTCGACGGGCTGCGCACGTACGTCTCCGTCGACGGCGGGATGTCGGACAACATCCGCACCGCCCTGTACGACGCCGAGTACAGCGTCGCCCTCGTCTCCCGCTCCTCCGACGCCGAGCCCATGCTCGCCCGCGTCGTCGGCAAGCACTGTGAGAGCGGGGACATCGTGGTCAAGGACGCGTTCCTGCCGGCCGACCTGGCGCCGGGGGACCTCATCGCCGTACCGGCGACGGGCGCCTACTGCCGTTCCATGGCCAGCAACTACAACCACGTGCTGCGGCCGCCGGTCCTCGCCGTGCGGGACGGCGCCTCCCGGGAGATCGTCCGGCGTGAGACGGAGGAGGACCTCCTCCGTCTCGACGTCGGCTGA
- a CDS encoding homoserine dehydrogenase, protein MMRTRPLKVALLGCGVVGSEVARIMTTHADDLAARIGASVELAGVAVRRPGKVREGIDPALVTTDATALVKRGDIDVVVEVIGGIEPARALITTAFEHGASVVSANKALLAQDGAALHAAAEKHGKDLYYEAAVAGAIPLIRPLRESLAGDKVNRVLGIVNGTTNFILDKMDSTGAGYQEALDEATALGYAEADPTADVEGFDAAAKAAILAGIAFHTRVRLDDVYREGMTEVTAADFASAKEMGCTIKLLAICERAADGGSVTARVHPAMIPLTHPLASVRGAYNAVFVESDASGQLMFYGPGAGGSPTASAVLGDLVAVCRNRLNGATGPGESAYAALPVSGMGEVVTRYHISLDVADKPGVLAQVATVFAEHGVSIDTVRQQGKDGEASLVVVTHRASDAALVGTVEALRKLDTVRGVASIMRVEGE, encoded by the coding sequence ATGATGCGTACGCGTCCGCTGAAGGTGGCGCTGCTGGGCTGTGGAGTGGTCGGCTCAGAGGTGGCGCGCATCATGACGACGCACGCCGACGACCTCGCCGCCCGCATCGGTGCCTCGGTGGAGCTCGCGGGCGTGGCCGTACGGCGTCCCGGCAAGGTGCGCGAGGGCATCGACCCGGCCCTCGTCACCACCGACGCCACCGCCCTCGTCAAGCGCGGTGACATCGACGTCGTCGTCGAGGTCATCGGCGGCATCGAGCCGGCCCGCGCGCTCATCACCACCGCCTTCGAGCACGGCGCCTCCGTCGTCTCCGCCAACAAGGCGCTCCTCGCCCAGGACGGCGCGGCCCTGCACGCCGCCGCCGAGAAGCACGGCAAGGACCTCTACTACGAGGCCGCCGTCGCCGGTGCCATCCCGCTGATCCGTCCGCTGCGCGAGTCCCTCGCCGGTGACAAGGTCAACCGGGTGCTCGGCATCGTCAATGGGACGACGAACTTCATCCTGGACAAGATGGACTCGACCGGGGCCGGGTATCAGGAGGCCCTCGACGAGGCCACCGCCCTGGGGTACGCCGAGGCCGATCCGACCGCCGATGTCGAGGGGTTCGACGCGGCCGCCAAGGCCGCCATCCTCGCCGGGATCGCCTTCCACACGCGCGTGCGTCTCGACGACGTCTACCGCGAGGGCATGACCGAGGTGACCGCGGCCGACTTCGCCTCCGCGAAGGAGATGGGCTGCACCATCAAGCTGCTCGCCATCTGCGAGCGGGCCGCCGACGGCGGGTCCGTCACCGCGCGCGTGCACCCCGCCATGATCCCGCTGACCCATCCGCTGGCCTCCGTGCGCGGCGCGTACAACGCCGTGTTCGTGGAGTCCGACGCCTCCGGGCAGCTGATGTTCTACGGCCCCGGCGCGGGCGGCTCGCCGACCGCGTCCGCCGTGCTCGGCGACCTCGTCGCCGTCTGCCGCAACCGGCTCAACGGCGCGACCGGTCCCGGCGAATCCGCGTACGCCGCCCTTCCCGTCTCCGGGATGGGCGAGGTCGTCACGCGGTACCACATCAGCCTTGACGTGGCGGACAAACCGGGTGTTCTCGCCCAGGTCGCGACCGTGTTCGCGGAGCACGGCGTGTCCATCGACACCGTCCGCCAGCAAGGCAAGGACGGCGAGGCCTCCCTCGTCGTCGTCACCCACCGTGCGTCCGACGCGGCCCTCGTCGGGACCGTCGAGGCGTTGCGCAAGCTCGACACCGTGCGGGGTGTCGCCAGCATCATGCGGGTTGAAGGAGAGTAA
- the thrC gene encoding threonine synthase, protein MTHQWRGIIEEYRDRLPVSDTTPVVTLREGGTPLVPAQVLSERTGCEVHLKVEGANPTGSFKDRGMTMAITRAKEEGAKAVICASTGNTSASAAAYAVRAGMVSAVLVPQGKIALGKMGQALVHGAKILQVDGNFDDCLTLARDLSDNYPVSLVNSVNPVRIEGQKTAAFEIVDMLGDAPDIHVLPVGNAGNITAYWKGYREYAADGPATRTPRMWGFQASGSAPIVRGEVVKDPSTIATAIRIGNPASWDFALAARDESGGFIDEVTDREILRAYRLLAAQEGVFVEPASAASVAGLLKAAEQGKVDPGQRIVCTVTGNGLKDPDWAVAGAPQPVTVPVDAATAAERLGLA, encoded by the coding sequence ATGACCCACCAGTGGCGCGGAATCATCGAGGAGTACCGGGACCGGCTGCCCGTCTCCGACACCACGCCGGTCGTGACGCTCCGTGAGGGCGGCACGCCCCTCGTGCCCGCGCAGGTGCTCTCCGAGCGCACGGGCTGCGAGGTCCACCTCAAGGTGGAGGGCGCCAACCCGACCGGGTCCTTCAAGGACCGCGGTATGACCATGGCCATCACGCGGGCCAAGGAGGAGGGCGCCAAGGCGGTCATCTGCGCCTCCACCGGCAATACGTCGGCGAGCGCCGCCGCCTACGCCGTGCGCGCCGGCATGGTGTCCGCCGTGCTCGTGCCGCAGGGCAAGATCGCGCTCGGCAAGATGGGCCAGGCCCTCGTGCACGGCGCGAAGATCCTCCAGGTCGACGGCAACTTCGACGACTGCCTCACGCTCGCCCGCGACCTGAGCGACAACTACCCGGTGTCGCTGGTCAATTCGGTCAACCCGGTACGCATCGAGGGGCAGAAGACGGCCGCCTTCGAGATCGTGGACATGCTCGGCGACGCCCCCGACATCCACGTCCTGCCGGTGGGCAACGCGGGCAACATCACCGCGTACTGGAAGGGGTACCGGGAGTACGCCGCCGACGGCCCGGCGACCCGCACCCCCCGTATGTGGGGCTTCCAGGCGTCCGGCTCCGCGCCCATCGTGCGCGGCGAGGTCGTCAAGGACCCCTCGACCATCGCCACCGCCATCCGCATCGGCAACCCGGCCTCCTGGGACTTCGCCCTCGCGGCGCGGGACGAGTCGGGCGGCTTCATCGACGAGGTGACGGACCGTGAGATCCTGCGCGCCTACCGGCTGTTGGCCGCGCAGGAGGGCGTCTTCGTGGAGCCCGCGTCCGCCGCGTCGGTCGCCGGTCTGCTGAAGGCGGCCGAGCAGGGCAAGGTCGATCCGGGGCAGCGGATCGTGTGCACCGTGACCGGCAACGGTCTGAAGGACCCCGACTGGGCCGTCGCCGGCGCCCCGCAGCCGGTCACCGTCCCGGTCGACGCGGCCACCGCGGCCGAGCGGCTCGGACTGGCGTAA
- the thrB gene encoding homoserine kinase: protein MAGPAFRAAAVRVRVPATSANLGPGFDALGLSLGLYDDVVVRVADSGLHIDIAGEGSETLPRDEKHLLVRSLRTAFDLLGGQPRGLEIVCANRIPHGRGLGSSSAAICAGIVAARAVTIGGEARLDDTALLELATEIEGHPDNVAACLLGGFTLSWMEAGAARAIRMDPADSIVPVVFVPGKPVLTETARGLLPRTVPHVDAAANAGRAALLVEALTRRPELLLPATEDRLHQEYRAPAMPESAALVERLRADGVPAVISGAGPTVLALADEASADKVAHLAGEGWAANRLDLDAQGACVLPLAPSGDI, encoded by the coding sequence ATGGCCGGTCCAGCGTTCCGCGCCGCCGCCGTCCGGGTGCGCGTCCCCGCCACCAGCGCCAATCTCGGCCCGGGCTTCGACGCCCTCGGCCTGTCGCTGGGGCTCTACGACGACGTCGTCGTCCGGGTGGCCGACTCCGGGCTGCACATCGACATCGCGGGTGAGGGCAGCGAGACGCTGCCCCGCGACGAGAAGCATCTCCTCGTACGGTCCCTGCGCACCGCCTTCGACCTGCTGGGCGGCCAGCCGCGCGGCCTCGAGATCGTCTGCGCCAACCGCATCCCGCACGGCCGCGGCCTCGGCTCCTCCTCCGCCGCCATCTGCGCCGGCATCGTCGCCGCCCGGGCCGTGACGATAGGCGGCGAGGCCCGCCTCGACGACACCGCGCTCCTGGAGCTCGCGACCGAGATCGAGGGCCACCCCGACAATGTCGCGGCCTGTCTGCTCGGCGGGTTCACGCTCTCCTGGATGGAGGCCGGCGCCGCCCGCGCCATCAGGATGGATCCGGCCGATTCCATCGTTCCGGTGGTTTTCGTCCCCGGGAAGCCGGTCCTCACCGAGACCGCGCGCGGCCTGCTCCCGCGCACCGTCCCGCACGTCGACGCCGCCGCCAACGCGGGCCGTGCCGCCCTGCTCGTCGAGGCCCTGACCAGGCGCCCCGAGCTGCTGCTGCCCGCTACCGAGGACCGTCTCCACCAGGAGTACCGCGCGCCGGCCATGCCGGAGAGCGCGGCCCTCGTGGAGCGGCTGCGAGCCGACGGAGTGCCCGCGGTGATCTCTGGCGCGGGCCCGACCGTGCTGGCGCTGGCCGACGAGGCCAGTGCCGACAAGGTCGCCCATCTGGCAGGCGAGGGATGGGCCGCGAACCGGCTCGACCTCGACGCTCAAGGCGCGTGCGTACTGCCGCTCGCGCCGTCCGGTGACATCTGA